TGGCGGCATCGGCAGAGGCTTTGGCGGCATCGGCAGAGGCTTTGGCGGCATCGGCTGAGGCTTTTGCGTCATCAGCTATGACTTTTGTGTTATCCGCTATAACCTACTAATTGGCAATGGCTTTTGCTGCGCAAGGAACTCTTGGCCCTCATCCGTCAAGTTGGCGTGTACTTGCAGGCCAAGTCCGGCGGCGACCGTACCATCCTGGAAAGCACCGGTTATGATCTGGCCAAAGACCGCGTACCGTATCCCAACCCGCCCGCCGCGCCGCAGAGTTTAAAGATCGTCGCCGGCACGTTGCCCGGCACGGTGGTTGCCAGCGCCAAAAGCCCGCGCGGAGCGCGCATGTTCGAGTTGGAATATTGCCTGGGCGATGCGTCCGTGCCCGCCAATTGGAAGCTCGGCGGGCAGCACAGCTTCTGCCACAAAATTAAGCTTGCCGGCCTGGAGCGCGGCAAGGATTACTCGTTCCGCATCCGCGCCTTTGGCACACTTCTTTGAACTTTACCACGCCACCCGCACGTCGCCCTCCGGCTCATCCTCAAGGCTCATCCCGTTCTATGAGCCTGCAAACCAAACGCCCTGGACGAAACAACGCGCGCCGAGTATTAGCCAGCATAACGTTTTACAAGGGGAAATTCACAGCGGGTTTCATGGAATTTGATGCAAAATCGTTTGGCTTGCATTTTCTAGAACGTCCCCGCAAGCTCGCCATGAACGTCAACCATAGCTGCCTATGTATAAAATCATCGGGGCCGATAAACAGGAATACGGACCGGTCACTGCGGACTTGATCAACCAGTGGATCACCCAGGGGCGGGCCGATGGGAATACGATTGCCAAGGCCGAAGGGACTGAAGATTGGCAGCCACTCGCCGCCTTTCCGGAATTTTCCGCCGCCTTGGCCACCAAGACCTCGCCCACGCAACGTCCGCCAGCAGTGTTATCGCCGCCCGCCGGTGCGCAGTTCGTTGACGTCGAGGCCATGGCGCAACAGATCAATGCACGGATCGGCCAATTGCAGGTTTTTGATTGCCTGAGCCGTGGGATGGATCTGGTCTTCAAGAATTTCTGGCTTTCGGTAGGGGTGTGCTTTGTCGGGACCCTCATCATTAATGTGCCCGTGGCGGGCACCGTATTATTCGGCACGGTCCACGCCGGTTTTTTCTATCTCTTCCTGAAGTTGTTGCGCGGCGAGAAAGCGGAGTTTGGCGATGGTTTTGCCGGATTTTCCTTCGTGTTTGTGCCCAGCCTGTTGGCGGGCATATTAACGATGGTACTGGTCAGTCTGGGGTTGTTGTTTTGCATCATTCCCGGAATTTTTCTGATCGTGGTCTGGATGTTCACATGGCCGTTGATCATGGATAAACGACTGGATGCTTGGCAGGCGATGGAGGTGAGCCGCAAGATTTGCACGCCGCAGTTCTGGCCCCTGCTGGGTTTGCTGATCATGAACGTATTGGTGTATTGTTTGGGTATCCTGGCCTGCTGTGTGGGTACGCTGGTGGCGTATCCCATTATGATTGCAGCAACTGCGATTGCTTATGAATCAGTGGTTAACCCGCAATCCTGACCATCCATTGGATCGGTCCAAAGCCTGGGCCTGCGCGGCGGTGAACCTGCTGCTCTGGCCGGGGATGGGCACCATCGTGGCTAAGCGTCTGACTGGTTTGGTGCAAATGGGGGTATCGGGTGCCGGAG
The nucleotide sequence above comes from Verrucomicrobiota bacterium. Encoded proteins:
- a CDS encoding fibronectin type III domain-containing protein; the protein is MLRKELLALIRQVGVYLQAKSGGDRTILESTGYDLAKDRVPYPNPPAAPQSLKIVAGTLPGTVVASAKSPRGARMFELEYCLGDASVPANWKLGGQHSFCHKIKLAGLERGKDYSFRIRAFGTLL
- a CDS encoding GYF domain-containing protein, whose product is MYKIIGADKQEYGPVTADLINQWITQGRADGNTIAKAEGTEDWQPLAAFPEFSAALATKTSPTQRPPAVLSPPAGAQFVDVEAMAQQINARIGQLQVFDCLSRGMDLVFKNFWLSVGVCFVGTLIINVPVAGTVLFGTVHAGFFYLFLKLLRGEKAEFGDGFAGFSFVFVPSLLAGILTMVLVSLGLLFCIIPGIFLIVVWMFTWPLIMDKRLDAWQAMEVSRKICTPQFWPLLGLLIMNVLVYCLGILACCVGTLVAYPIMIAATAIAYESVVNPQS